One genomic region from bacterium encodes:
- a CDS encoding glycosyltransferase, which translates to MSTLLLILCGLYAVMVVVLHRQLGSLFAEDSQPQAWEPPVSVIIAIRNEAPHLSACLDSIAALEYPEEKLEVFLIDDDSSDGSTQLLQAFCAAHPRVRAIHLARGQKMLPGKAGAVYAGILESHGEVLFVTDADCRVPSGWIRQLLAAFTPAVGLVGGFTFMDLLPVRRHRFAAIQALDWLYLLGIAAAAIRLGKPLSWMGNNMAFRRSTYLDVGGYPALGPSLIEDFALLDAISRRSRWQVRITTARTAAVTSLPMTTLPAFYSQRRRWALGIRQVRLFGKVLMSISYTCHLGILAALSFAQPVGFWALAVLLASDFALCCTMTRKTGHDELLRHFPGFEFFYFTYSLILPPLMLFDRRIRWKDQNYPAHSGRPPQA; encoded by the coding sequence TTGTCCACGCTTCTGCTCATCCTTTGCGGCTTGTACGCCGTCATGGTTGTTGTGCTACACCGTCAGCTCGGTAGCCTTTTCGCGGAGGATTCGCAACCGCAAGCCTGGGAGCCGCCGGTGAGCGTGATCATCGCCATCCGCAACGAAGCGCCCCACTTGTCCGCCTGCCTTGACTCGATCGCCGCGCTCGAGTATCCCGAAGAAAAACTCGAGGTGTTCCTCATCGATGACGATTCAAGTGACGGCTCGACGCAGCTACTGCAGGCTTTTTGCGCGGCCCATCCGCGCGTGCGCGCGATCCACCTCGCGCGCGGCCAAAAAATGTTGCCGGGCAAAGCCGGCGCCGTCTATGCCGGCATACTCGAAAGCCACGGCGAAGTCCTTTTCGTCACCGACGCGGACTGCCGCGTTCCATCGGGTTGGATCCGCCAGTTGCTCGCCGCCTTCACACCGGCGGTCGGCCTGGTCGGCGGCTTTACCTTTATGGATCTTCTGCCCGTCCGGCGACACCGCTTCGCAGCCATCCAGGCCCTGGACTGGCTTTATCTCCTGGGCATCGCGGCGGCCGCCATCCGCCTCGGCAAACCTCTAAGCTGGATGGGTAATAACATGGCCTTCCGGCGCAGCACCTATCTCGATGTCGGCGGATATCCTGCCCTCGGCCCCAGCCTCATCGAGGATTTCGCCCTCCTCGACGCGATCTCACGCAGGAGCCGATGGCAGGTACGCATCACAACTGCCCGGACCGCGGCGGTCACGAGCCTTCCGATGACGACACTGCCGGCCTTCTATAGCCAGCGCCGCCGCTGGGCGCTCGGTATCCGCCAGGTGCGCCTCTTCGGCAAAGTACTGATGTCGATCAGCTATACCTGTCACCTCGGGATCCTGGCGGCGCTGAGCTTTGCCCAACCTGTCGGTTTTTGGGCTCTCGCGGTGCTCCTGGCAAGCGATTTCGCCCTCTGCTGCACGATGACGCGCAAGACCGGCCATGATGAGCTGCTGCGTCATTTCCCCGGTTTTGAGTTCTTTTATTTCACCTATAGTCTGATCCTGCCGCCGCTGATGCTCTTCGACCGGCGCATCCGCTGGAAAGATCAGAACTATCCGGCGCACTCTGGCCGGCCACCGCAGGCCTGA
- a CDS encoding radical SAM protein, which yields MPWLPPLLLHYYITGRCNSRCGICDIWRESTGASARLEDVARNLASAARLGLRFVDFTGGEPLLHPDLAQMLKLARSAGLRTTLTTNTLLYPERAAELAGLVDFLHFSLDAASADDHDQLRGVPCFAAVMTSIDRARQYGERPDILFTAQSSTLHHLPHLAEFCQRLGLILIVNPVFSHRQLRELSSADLAVIEQYACKPFVYVNRALHRLRRQGGNHTTAPRCRVVDGVVVISPQNELILPCFHHEAERIPLDPGLEAVWKGAEVYRQRLMQGRRSECEGCTLNCYFDPSFTYRFDRFFVQSLAAKAKYSIEKYLRHPLMKSARQMDLRPAAAIMAELQGSQDSLREAL from the coding sequence ATGCCCTGGCTGCCTCCGTTGTTGCTCCATTACTATATCACCGGGCGATGTAACAGCCGCTGCGGCATCTGCGATATCTGGCGTGAATCAACCGGGGCATCCGCCCGGCTGGAGGATGTGGCGCGCAACCTCGCGTCAGCAGCCCGCCTCGGTCTCCGCTTCGTCGATTTCACCGGCGGCGAGCCCCTTCTGCACCCCGATCTGGCGCAAATGCTCAAGCTGGCCCGAAGTGCCGGACTGCGCACAACCTTGACGACCAATACACTGCTCTACCCGGAACGCGCTGCAGAACTGGCGGGCCTGGTCGATTTTCTCCATTTCTCCCTTGATGCGGCCTCCGCAGACGATCACGATCAACTGCGCGGGGTTCCCTGTTTCGCCGCCGTAATGACCAGCATCGACCGGGCACGTCAGTACGGCGAGAGACCGGATATTCTCTTCACAGCACAATCCAGTACGCTGCACCATCTTCCCCACCTGGCGGAATTCTGCCAACGCCTAGGATTGATCCTCATCGTTAACCCGGTATTTTCGCACCGGCAGCTTCGCGAGCTTTCGTCCGCGGATCTTGCGGTGATCGAACAGTACGCGTGTAAACCCTTCGTTTATGTCAACCGCGCCCTGCACCGGCTGCGGCGGCAAGGCGGTAACCACACCACTGCGCCGCGCTGCCGCGTGGTCGACGGCGTCGTGGTGATTTCGCCGCAAAACGAGCTCATCCTGCCCTGTTTTCATCACGAAGCGGAGCGTATCCCGCTGGATCCGGGGCTGGAGGCGGTCTGGAAGGGGGCTGAGGTGTACCGGCAACGCCTCATGCAGGGACGCCGATCCGAATGCGAGGGCTGTACCTTGAACTGCTATTTCGATCCCTCTTTCACCTACCGCTTCGACCGGTTCTTCGTCCAAAGCCTGGCCGCCAAAGCCAAATACAGTATCGAAAAATACCTACGCCATCCCCTGATGAA